CTGTGagttaaatatatttaattttatgAAGTTTttgcatttaataaaaaaaaaagcatttttaagGTGGATTTCTTACAATATTTGTACATATTATAATCTGTTACCATACGAGACAAAGGTCACACTTTGATGATTTTGCTTGTGGCTCCCTGAGTGTTTTCCTGAATCTCAAGTATCCAATAAACTACACAAGTAGTGGATACATAGACAGCCGGCCCTGCCAGGAAAACCAGCCCAAATCCTTACAGCAtaatactttaaataaatcacGCCACAGGAAAGAAACAGCACAATCATTGTTTATGGCAGAACTACAGCGCTTATCTTCAAAGCAGCAGATCCTTTTGAAATTCTGTCAGGTCTCAGACAAGCAAAAGAGTGAGCACAAACATCAACTCTTATGTGTGGCTgcataaaaacaataaagaaatcAAATCAAGCATGTTCGCCCTCAATTACAATTAAGAAATCAGCCATTCACTTTGGCTAAAAAGGTTTGTTAGTCTGTTTTAGGGCAAGCATTGTATCTCTGCTCCAAATAATCTAATGTCTGAGTCTCACCAGTTCACactatttaattaaatattcaGCTGGAGTTGAGCAGGCCAGATTGTTTTGGTTATCTGCTGCCTTGAATGAGCCGTttaaagacagacacagatcTCATGGTGTCTCACAGGTCTCAGTCTACTTCCATTTAATAATTAGGGCTAATTACAGCTAAATGCCGGCGTCTTTTCTTCTGTCTGCTGAGGAGAGacgtgtgtgtctggttgtgttGGATCAAGGTCACACGTATACTGTAGGGGAACTTTGTTTCCAAAAACAGGGATGTAATAAGTGGCCTGCTGTGGCAAGAAGCCATTAACATCCAAAGCTGAGCTGTCTGGATAATACAAGAACTGGAATACTCATTAGATTCCTCAGATAAGACTCTTATCAGTGGAATACAATTCCTAATTTACAAAGAATAGTGCTGTATTTCAGCACGAGTGGAGCTTTGCCTCATTAGCCAGTCTGAATGATAGACAAATGCAATACAATTAGAAACCAGTGTGAGTACAGATCAAGAGCCAGACTGAAGATTTGATCGATGTTTTCTTGAATTTATCAAACTTCGGGCCTCTATACCGCGAGTAAGTGCACAGTGTTAGTAATTTATTGACTAAAGTAATAATTCTAAttggattttaaaatgttcGGGACTGCAACTAATTCATATTTTCATCATTGATTAGTTTGTCAGATTAGCTAATTCATTGTTTAGTCTAAAAAAATGCCAGAAActattatgtattatatattaataatcaAAAGTCATTCAAACTACTTTGATTTATTggtattgatttattttaaataatccCCTTTCTCACACTTATACAAGTCATATTTTCACACTCTTTCTTAACTTGTTTCTGTTGaatttattatgactttttttttatcatttaccCACTATTTATTTATCTTACATTCTTATTTTACTTATCCTTTTTGCAGTCATGTTCTCAGTTGTCATTTTTGAAGATGCCAtgtttgagttttatttttatttttttaagttcaaaGTGCAAAAAGTGACATCCAACTAATAGTTGACAATGatctaaaacaaagaaaaacagcatATCTTCACATTGTAATACACCGGAAACAGGAAATGTTGATCTGTGGTCGATCAATTAATCATTTCCGCCCTTAGATTATTTCAGATGGATAAACCAGTGCAAAAGTGCAAACAAAAGTACTCAGGTTGCTCTTTTGGCTTTGCACCCTGCACATTGCACCACCTGGGCTTGTAGGTTTGAGTCTGTGTTTGAAGTCTGGCTGAGCCCGGCCTGTTATCTCTGCTCAGAGGTGGGGGCATCATTGTGTTCTGCTAATAAGGCTACATTAAACCTGTCTACACCAGGGGGGCATGTAATCCTCTCAGCTGGGCTGACGTAGGGCCGGGCCGGGCAGGGCAGGGCGCTGTTTACATGGGGGGAGTGTGGAGGCTATCACTCAGGTCCCCGGACCTCAGTGTTGAATCCACTCAAACACGTGATTAAgaagtggaggtggaggtgggagTGGGAGTACGCCGCTGCATAGAATGGTGTCTGAGTCTTGACAGTATATCTTGATGCTGGCCTGCTGTGCCCATACAATACAACACAATGCAATACAGTCCCTCGCTGCGAAGATCATGGTCCTTCTATCCTCTTCACACCTTCCAGCTATGAAACAATGCAGCTCTTTATGAATGAGCCACTGTAAGGAAAGTCGGTGGGATGGCACTGAAGTGGCTGAGAACAGTTTGGAATACAGTGCTTCATTATCAGAGGTCAAGACACAGGCCTCCTGCTTTACACTCCTGTAGCTTTCTTCTATTTCTTCTTTGGATGCATGTTTTTCTCAAGTCCACAAGTATCCATGAGAGAAGAATCAAGTGTTCAGCAGCTGTTGTGGCATCTTCATTGACAATAATCTCCAGTCCACGCCTTCAAAATGTGGACTCATCTATAACAGCAAACCATCCTTTTCATTTACAGATGAGTGCTCCACATCCAGCCAATATTCATCCCCAAACATCATCCAGAGTTGCCAAGAATCCACAAGGGTCTTTGTAAATCCTACTGAGTTGTTAGGTACTCCTGcagatcttcagctctacctGTGCAAGCTTGGCCACCACTGATCCAAAGTGACGAAGGAGAGGAGTGTCCCATATATGGGTTCTGTCCAATACAATGGCACATTGTGATCAGAACAATCCCTATTCAGAAAGCATTGTACCCATTCTGCTTGTTTGGCTATGAGACAATGCAATGATACCCTACTGTCACTTTATAGATTAGGATTCATCAAAAGGGCTTAAATAAAggattctttaaaaaaacatatatataatacagcaaaataatgttatttaaaCGTACTGGTGATAAATGAATGTACAAAAAAACGTTTATGACAGGTTTAATATTCAAACTTTGAATCCACATATTAATCCCAAACATTGTTTAATATTTAGTTGACTCTTTTCACAGAGAAGCTCAGCCGAAACTAACGTTATTGTATTCACGCTGCGTCGTTCAAGCTAATTGATTAAATCCATTAGTGCTTTCACAGCGCGCTGGAGCGTGCGTCGCGTTTAACACCGCGGATGTGGATTCAACTAATTCTGACAACCTGTGAAGGAAACGAGGCCCTTCTTTCCCTCCACCAAACACTAAAAAAACGTTAGACAACCAcatattatttaaatgaatattTCTGTTTGGAATATAACCTAGCCTATcttaaaaatctaaatgtcTCAGGCTTATATTGATTCcctgagacttttttttcctgccaTCTTCCCCTCACGGCCACATGCCACATTATCACTTTCGACTGATACAGAATTGTTTAAGTCCAGTTGTCAAAAGGGAGATGAGGAGCACAGTTACCTTCATCACTTCTGTTACTGACTGTGCCAATGCCACATGACATGAAGTGTCATACTTAGATGTTTCCTGCAAGTTTCttacagcaaaaaggacaaAACTTGCCCTGCTTCTCCTTGTGTATTTACCCCTCTCCGCTCTAAACCAATATACACAGTATTTACAATTCAAAGAGGCCGCATAAGTAACTCGTCTGCCGGGACAAAGCAGTGCAGGTGCAGGTATACTGTATCAGTCAGTCCGTGTATTGCAGATTTAACGTCGCCGCTGTCAGCATAATGGTGTCTATTGTCTGTATAATGTTAGAGCCAAAGACAGATATTCATAGAAACCACACAGAGGAAGCGAGCACCTGTAATGACATCCTATTATATTAAAGTGGGATCACACGACACGCCTTAAGAGTTTCTGGAGACaagttttcattatttatttttgcttaaTTGTATGGCTAACAGTCCTATTCGTGTTAGTGCTGTTTCAGTAGAAACAGGTTGTACTTTTTGGTACTCAATAGTGACTGGACAGTATATACTTTATCTGTAGGCTATGCTGTGTGTCACCTAATAAAGCCATTATGTCCCATTAATAGGCTAAGTGTTTCTATAGTGATCAGAAATGTGTTTATTCTGATAATTATGCATTGCATTTGTTCAAATTTCCCTAGAACTAAAACCTTATTACATGAATAATTCCccagtgtgtatgtgtaggcTACTCAAGAGCTACCTATAGCTTATATTCtactttttataatatttataggGTAGTTTaacgtttttaatgtttttgtgtttttttttcttcaaaatgtcattttgagatgtcaaaataaatgctgCAGGTATAACTGTATTCCTAAATGATACATGGTATAAATGATAGTCTGAAAGAGACAACAGTCAGCCATCCTGCTGTAGTTTCTGTGAGTCCGAATCTCTGCTGGGTTTTAACTGATTTCAATACACTCTTTGATTGCCAATGGCTTACCCAAAGCTTCTTTGGTAAAGTCAGTCGGTGCAGTTCATTATACATATTCTCATCTTTGATTTCAAACGGCTTAATGTAACAGAGTAAAAATTTGCTATTTTTCCTGTTTGATGTCTAAAGGTGAGCTCATCACGCCTCTTTGGACACACCTATCAGTTATTCTGTCGGGCAAATATTTGTGCGCAGTAATCGTGTAATAAACACGCCTTGATCATGTTTGTATCAGTCGTGTAAAATGTACTTTGATAGAGACAGTGGATGGCCGATAAGAGCTGAGAGCCAAAATGTAATTAGTAACCAGCCCTGCCTCTTGGACACTTTGATGTTCACCTATCTGCCTTTCAGGACCTATTGATTAGATTCCATTTCTCTCCGATAGGCAAAGGTGTCATTTGATTTCCCTAACATGCTTTTATTAAGTAAATCAAGGACATTTTTCTAAGACTTTCTCTCAAATGAAAACGCAAGAAGAACGGTGCTTTTCATGAACGAATATAGAgcagtcaaatatatttgactaATTGGTAATTAAGAAGGATCAAACAAACCCATGCACACCTTTTACAGAAATATAAAGTATAATTCTATTTTTCAACTTCATAAGACTCAGCCCTACTTTGATTTTCACCACTTTACTATACTATATCGTAGCCTGTATACTTTAACAGGCTAGGGTTGTGTCACTATAAAGAGggaaaagttgttgtttttttgtcacattggGTTCAAAACGTTCTTAATGGGtaaatctgattggtttatggCCTTTTTAGCTTAATCTGGGCATTACATTGTGTCCTTTTATTATAGCGTTTAAAAGCCAAACTGAGGTGTATTGCATACCCACGTTTCTTTTTCGTCTGAAGTTTCGTGAGATCGTTGATTGGGGCGTCAGATGGGCCTATCACTGACCCGAGAAAACACCTGAAATTCACACCTTAAATCCACTCCTCCTGGATTCCTATTGGCGGAGCGCCCACATATATCCGTCACTCGGCATCACCAGGAGAGTGACAGCGGCCTGCAGCAGAGCCACAACATCATCACCATCTGTAAACATGCATTTCAGCCACGAGACCGCTGCTTTCCAACTTTGCGCAAAGAGCGCCATGTTCGAGAGCGAGGGTTCGGGTTCCGTCGACGGGGAGCAGTTGACCGAGGTGCGCTCCCCGAGTTCAGGGCCCTCCAGCCCGCTGTCCGTGAACTCAGACTCCAGCTGCACCAGCCCGGAGGCCAAGTCTGCCTCAATGCAACAGAGAGTCAGGAGGCCCCTGAACGCCTTCATCATCTGGACCAAAGAGGAGCGCAGGCGGCTGGCGCAGCTAAACCCGGACCTGGAGAACACGGATCTGAGCAAAATACTCGGTaataaattgattaaaaatgttattaataagCCAAGTGATTTTTAAAGTTTAAGTGCCAATTGGAGCTCTTCAAGTGTCCTCTCCTAAAATAtggaaatgtttaatgtttgtaGTTCTTTGGCCTAGAACATGTCTCATGTAGGGAAGattactatactattgctttaaATGGGTCTATTATGAGCTTTGTAGCATAAAATGTTGATTAAGGTTCACATTGAAGTCCATTTTTCTAAACCAATGAGTATTCAGAATTAGATCATTAACCCCACTGTGTTCCTGCAGGAAAAACCTGGAAGGCCATGTCGCTTGTTGAGAAGCGTCCATACATGCATGAAGCAGAGCGTCTGAGAGTCCAGCACACCATCGACTATCCCAACTACAAGTACCGGCCCCGCAGGAGGAGGCAGCTGAAGAAGAGCTCCAAACCCCAGGGCGCAGAGGTTTCTCACTCCCCGCTCTGCAGCTCAGGGTTCCCAGTGCCTTACAACCTCACCTACCTGCTCCAGAACCAGCAACCCTACCCGAGCACACCTGCTTTCACAGCTAACTTCACCCCTTTGCGCAGCAGCTACCCAAACAGTCCAGTTTTTCCaggcacagcagcagcagatgttTTCTCAAATAAGCCTGCTGTGTACCCAAACCATCCTGCGTACCCTGCAGAGCCTCAGGCGTATTATGGCAGTCAGCACAGGCACATGCAGTATGGTTTCTCCAGCGCTGTAGGTCTCCATGTGGATCAAGGGGAGTGCAGTAGGGTTAACGGGGGCCTGCTGAGCCCTGCTTGGCCCTCCCTGGAGTTTTACCTGGAACAGGTTCAGCAGGACATGCTGTACGATCTGGACCGCAGCGAGTTTGAACAATACCTGGGTCCGAGCACTCACAGGCCTGAGTCAGTGGATCCCAGCAGCTGTCAGAGCAGTCACAGAGAGGGGCGCTCACTGTCATGAAACTATAAAAcaattgtgtatttatttaaattgtaagtGTATCATCTGATAATGACTGCTGAAAGTGTATATTGTGTCTTTTGTTTGAAGTTTAATGACTACTGTACTGTCTTCCAATGTAATTCcaatgtatcaataaataattaattcaacTTACAATTTATATGTCCTTATTAGTATcttaaaaatgagaaaaaggCAAGACAGACTAAAACAATTAAAGAAtaactatttattttcttatacACGTGTTAAAAGGCCACTCCAGTGATTTAGAATTACAGTTTCGTAAAGTTGAGACAGATATTTAAAAAGAAGGGTCAAAATAGATGCAGGAAAGACCTAAACTACTGATTTTTGGTCCCTGACTGATCAAGTCTTCAAAAACACTGGATCATACACTTCCCATGAAACAAATATCCTATATAGTCAAGAGGAATCGTTAGATATGACCAAATATTGTCTATAGCCTACTAAACTGTTCTAAACCCTTCTAAAGAGAAAAATGGCATTACTCTTTTGAGGATTGGCCTAAGTCTGGACCTTTTTTGAAGACATGTAAATAGTTTGCCAACAACATAAGTTATAATGTTCATTATAATGATGACTCCTAAGACAACTGCTGTTTTAGACATCACAAATGctcattgctgtgtgtgtgatagcaATACACATTTTTTCATTTGTCTTTATATGGTCGCacaacttaataataataataactaataaatagcttttacattcaagtgacatcactgaaACACAAATATTCTAGTTTGTCCTgaaaaaattatgtttatagATTGACTGTGCACAACAGGGTTGATGTTTCACAagtgtttttagaaaataaaaccaggcAGACCATGAGTTATACCCAAGGGCTCAGAGGGCTTTAAGTGACTGCAAATGATTTTAAATATCTGTTACATTAAACAAAGTTTAATTGGAGCCATACTACCCTACTACCCTCCCTTTGGCAGAAGCCAAACTGTTGACACACTGTTTTATCTCCATCCTCATGTCTTTCTTGGCTCAGAGAGGGAAGCAGGGTGGGCGCCAGGGGCATAAACTTCCCAACTTcctgtttcattttaaaacGTTTCACAAAGGCTCTAAAAATATGCCCGAAAATCGACATATCTCCAAACTCAATTGACTCTGGCTGCCAAATGTTTACTCATTTAGGAAAATGTTTACTTCCCtgccctgtgttttctgtgtcagAGCCTCGAGGTTGAACTCAGTCGTGGACAGATATGAGATTGAGGCCATCCAACATGTTAGGTGCTGCAAGGACGAAATCCGTTAATGCCCACACAGTAAAAACCAAAGGGACAtatatttttggcatttcttacTTCCTTTGGACActtacaaaaaacacacacatttaatgtTCCACTGACCTCACAGGTTTATATCCATGAGACCAATCGGTTGAGTCAATTTAGAATTCCAAATCTGCATTTGTCTCAAGCAAagtaaaatacatgtttttatttacacatcTCTTTTTATGGACAAGAGCAATGACTAAAACCCAATTTTATATATAacataaatatgaaataaacaaataaatcctGCATAAGTGCCGATCAGTTGTATATTATAAAGCGGTTGTGGGGGATGTTTGGAGACTTTTTAATGATTGTAACCtgcaaaaacaaatatataagagaaaattcaattcaattcaattcaattttatttatagtatcaaatcataacaaaagttatctcgagacactttacagatagagtaggtctagaccacattctataaattccaaaaccccaacaattacagtaattccctcaagagcaagcattagcagtggctattgcgacagtggcaagaaaaaactcccttttagggagaaacctcggcagacccagactcttggtaggcggtgtctgactacaaaataactaatggtcattaaaaaacaacaaaaaagtctgATGATATGTAGGACAATCGTTTTAAAACTATCAGACCTTCTCAACAGTTTTTTAGGTGATGTCTCCTCTTTATTCCACCAATAATTGCTGAGTGTTTCCTGTACGCTTTGATCGGGACACACTCTGTGGGCATAGAATTGCACAATATCCAGTGGTTTGTATCCATGCACATCTGTTATTGTGCTTAAATctgtcttttttaaaaacaatacaaaagtaTCACCCTGGATTTTCCTCatgaattacttttttttaaatctcagtATTGTCCAAAACTGATACTGATATATTAATT
The genomic region above belongs to Perca flavescens isolate YP-PL-M2 chromosome 22, PFLA_1.0, whole genome shotgun sequence and contains:
- the sox32 gene encoding SRY-box transcription factor 32; its protein translation is MHFSHETAAFQLCAKSAMFESEGSGSVDGEQLTEVRSPSSGPSSPLSVNSDSSCTSPEAKSASMQQRVRRPLNAFIIWTKEERRRLAQLNPDLENTDLSKILGKTWKAMSLVEKRPYMHEAERLRVQHTIDYPNYKYRPRRRRQLKKSSKPQGAEVSHSPLCSSGFPVPYNLTYLLQNQQPYPSTPAFTANFTPLRSSYPNSPVFPGTAAADVFSNKPAVYPNHPAYPAEPQAYYGSQHRHMQYGFSSAVGLHVDQGECSRVNGGLLSPAWPSLEFYLEQVQQDMLYDLDRSEFEQYLGPSTHRPESVDPSSCQSSHREGRSLS